TGGCGAATTTTTTTGACAATATCACGCAACAAGTCCGTCCCAACGTGTGGATGAGCCTTATAAAGAATGTCTTCTGGTGCGCCTGCCGCAACAAATTCTTCCAAAACTTTACGACCGCGTAAGTCACGAACTCGGCTGGTCAATTTTCCATCAGAAAAAGTCCCTGCGCCACCTTCACCAAATTGAACATTTGACTTTGGATTGAGCTTTCCTTCCGTCCAAAACGCGTCAATTGATTTGACACGCTCATCAACAGCTTGTCCACGCTCCAAAACAATTGGGCGATAGCCATTTTGCGCCAATAAAAGCGCCGCAAACATCCCTGCTGGGCCAAAACCAATGACCAAGGGACGGTGGGCAAGTGTTTTACTGCCTTTATCTGGATTTTTGTAATCTAAAACAGGTGCTAAACTCACATTTTTTAATTTTTTAGCTAAAATCTTGCCTTCATTTTCTAGCGCTACATCCACCGTGTAAATGAAATCAATCTCGCCACGATGTCTGGCATCAATCGATTCCTTGTAAATTCGGAAGTCTAGCAGGTCAGACTCTTGAATTTTTAACTTTTTAAGAACCAACGCTTTGACTTTCGTTACAGGTTCATTGATGGAAATTTTAATTTGGGTGATCCGGATCATAATTATCTTTCTATGGTGCTATTTCAAGGCAAAAATGGAGTATTTTTGTCTGATTTTTCACTTATAAATTACCCCTATTATATCATATATAATACATAACTTCTGAATTTCGTTGATTTTTGGACTGATTTTCCAGAGAAAATGCTGACGAAATTTCCAAACTGATCAGTCATGTATTTTTGACGCGTTTAGACATAAATTAAATTATGTAAATTATTTTCACTTACTGTTTTTCAGCAAAAAATTTGCGTCAGTAAATTTTCTGACAAAAAAAGACTGACCAAGGTCAGTCTAATCATTTTTAAGAATTACCCGTAGGAACTGGAGTGTTTTGAACAGATTGAATCTGCGCGGTTCCTGCCGCTATCCCTGTATTTGATCCGTATTTTTCAGTCAGCTGAGCAGTGGTTAATTGTTCTTTTGTCTGCCAATCTACAACTGGCCAAGGATTTTGCATCATTCTCAGGCCCGTTTGTGCAGAATTTGCCACTTGAAGTGAATAGCTGTTTCCATCGCTACCAGCAAGCACTCGGGCTGTATTTTGAATCACATCTACGGGATCATCGTAAGATGCTACGCCATTTGCACCACGGTTAACGAGATAAACCAGATTGGCTTCGCCTGTGTAAACGTCATATTTTCCTTGTCCATTTTGAACCCATTGAGCAAAAATTGCCTCATGCGCTCTAGGACTCAACTCGCTCCAACTTTTGTTAGCCTCTGGACTTGAGGATGCACTTGCCGAACTCGCTGTACGTGATGAAGACGATGATGAAACCTGGGTCGCACTACTAGAAGATTGACTTTCACTCGTCTTACTTCCTTTGCTAACAGTAGATTGGGTAGATGTTGCGCGCTTTTCTGTGTTATCTTGCTGCGTCTGTAAGGCTTGATAAGCAACAACCCCGATGATAAGGGCCAAAACTGCTACAAGACCCACAATCCACCACTTTTTCTTCGCATTCTTTGAGCTTGAATGTTTAGCCATAAGTCTCCTCCTCTAAATGTTTCCTTACCGCCTATTATACTTAAAATTCCCCATTATTTCAAAAAAATTACCTTTTTGAAGTCTAAAAGAATCAAAAATACTGAACAGTCCTTTTAAAAATTCCCGTCAGTATTTTCTCTAACAATTCTTCATTTTAATTGATTGCTTCTGTCAATTTAGAATAAGGTTGCGTATGAAGCATCCATCTTACCCCATATTTGTCAGTAAAATCTCCCATTTTTCCACCCCAAAATTGTGTTTCAAAAGGCAAATTCACCGTCACTGTTCCCGAAGCAACAACATGATCCCAGAAAGCATCGGCTTGCGCAAGAGCTACTTCATCTTCTGAATCCAAGTCAATCAAAATTGAAACAGCATCATAGACCAGAGGCTCCAATTTCATAAAATTATCAGCCGCCATAATCGTTGAACCTAAAACATCAAACTGAGAATGCATGGTCAAATCCGCAGCAGCATCAGCTTCTACGCCAAATTGCTCAGCTTGCTCAGGCGCCACAGGCATTCGAGAAATATTTTTTGCCCCCAGAACCTCCTCATAATAAGCCAAGGCCTCTTTTGTGTTATTGAAAGTGAGATAAGGATGAATTGTTGCCATAAAAACCTCTTTCTATTCTTAGAAAAATGATAAATTTACCCATCATTTGTTGCTTTCGACACTCTCATTCTAACACAAGAAAACGCTTTAATCCAACAATTCAGCCTGTCGAAAACAATACGCCGCATGATCATTAATTACGCCAATCGCTTGCAAATAGGCATAAATCACTGTTGAACCTGTAAATTTGAAGCCGCGCTTTTTCAAATCTTTACTTATTTTGTCTGACAATTCATTCGTTGGTGGAACTTGACTTTCGTCAGCAATCTTGTGCTGCAGTACTTTTCCAGCGGTAAATCCCCAAATGTAAGCGTCAAAAGAGCCAAATTCTTTCTGAATTTCCAGCACCTTTTGAGCATTATTTATTGCTGCCTTTACCTTTAATTTATTTCGGATAATTCCAGCATTGCCTAACAATTCAGCTTCCTTAGCTTCATCGTAGGCTGCTACCTTTTTAATATCAAAGTTATCAAAAGCAGCATAAAAATTTTCTTGTTTGTTCAAAATTGTTGACCAAGAGAGTCCAGCTTGATTCATGTCCAAAACCAATTTAGCAAAAAGCTCCTGATCACCATGCAATGGCTTGCCCCAGTATTGGTCATGATAAGCCATCATTTTTTCACTTGATAAACACCAGTTACAACGTTCTTTTTCAATCATATCTTTCTCCAAAATTACACTTTACATAATTTTAAATATGTAAACTCAATAAAATTTCTTTGTCCACCACTCCTGTTTAATTTCGTAACTAAACTCAGTGTACGATGAACCCAGCATCATTTGAGCCATTTCTGCAAAGCCACTCGCCAGATTTAACTCAGGTAAACGCTCAATTTTTTCCCAGTAAACTTTCCCCTCGCTCGTCTCCTCAATCAACTCTCCAGAAAAATCCGTTGTTGAATAAAGAAAGACCATGTAACGTCGATTTTTATCTGGCTCAAACCAATTTTTAATTCCGCAAAGTTTCAAATGTCGAATATCAAGGCCTGTTTCCTCCTTAATTTCTCTGATTGTTGAAGGTACAAGAGCCTCTCCTTTTTCCACATGACCCCCGGGAAATGAGATTCCCATCCAAGATTTTATACGCTCTTGAACAACAACCTTCTGAGTTTTTTCATCGATAATTGCACACATATTGGTCAATTCAACCCGTTCCAACTCATGCTCACTCATATTCAACCTCCACAGACAAAAATGAAGAAATCAAGATTTCTTCATTTTCAAGTTTTTCTTTTCCAAAATCTTACTCTCAAGTATAAGCTCAATATTTTAAAAAGTCAATCAACCACCAAAGCTCAGAACTATTTTTTTACAATCGGAGCCATTGCAGCTAGCAGACGTTTCATGCCGACTTCTGGGAAATTGATTTTGAGTTCCATATTTTTGCCAGTTCCAGAAACTCCCAAGACCATTCCTTCACCCCACTTGCGATGCACTGCAGTATCACCAATTTGCCAATCCTCCGTTGCCGAATTGGCGATGGTCGTCTGAGCTGCTGTTGGATTGATGATTGCTTTACGTTGATGCAAAGCGTCCGACATTGATAATCCCGTTGCAAAACCACCAGTTTTATAAGCAGCATTAAAACTAGAGTTAGCTTTACGAGCAACCCCGGCGTAATCAAGCAATGCATCATCAATCTCAGAAATAAAACGACTTGGACGATTATAGCTTGTTTTCCCATAAAGCACCCGCTGATTAGCGTTCATCAGATAAAGCGTTTCCTCAGCACGCGTAATGCCCACATAAGCCAGACGACGTTCTTCTTCCAACTCATCCATATCTTCATTGACACGAGCCAGCGGGAAGATGTTTTCCTCCATACCAATCAGAAAAACAACGGGAAATTCAAGCCCCTTAGCCGCGTGCAGGGTCATCATGGTCACTTGATCAGACTCTTCTGCATAAGCATCCGTATCCGAAAGCAGACTTACTTCATTAAGAAAACGACTCAACTTATCTAAACCTGTTTCGATGATCGGCTCTCCCGTTTCCTCATCCAATGGAACCTCTGACTTTTCATCAAAACCTTTTGTGACCGATAAAAATTCTTCTATATTTTCAATCCGCGTTTGATTTTCAAGATTTGGCATCATTTGTAACGCTTTGAGATAACCAGTGCGCTCAAGCATTTCTTCAACTAGCTCAGTAATTGTGTAAACTTCGCTATTGGTCCGCAGAAAATCAAAAATATGTCCCAAATTATAAATTTCATTGGCAGCTTTCCCTCGAAGATCAGAAAGCATAATATCAAAAGTCGAATCCGCTAAAGAAAGCCCTCGACTCTCTGCAAAACGTCGCAATTTTTCCAAAGCACCAGGCCCAACTCCCCGCTTTGGTTCATTTACAATCCGTTCAAAACTCATGTTATCTGCTGGATTAACCACTACATTCAAATACGCAATCACATCACGGATTTCACGACGAGAGTAAAATTTTGTACCTGCCACCATTGTATAAGGAATATTTGATTTAACAAAGGAATCCTCAATGGTACGCGACTGAGCATTTGTCCGATAAAGGACAGCATAGTCGGTATACTTGCGTCCAGAACGAATCCCAGAAGTAATGATTTCGGAAACCTTATTTGCTTCTTCTTGCTCGTTTCCTGCGCGGAAATAAATAATTTTATCTCCTTCTTCGTTTTGAGTCCACAATTTTTTTGGACGACGTTTCACATTATTTTTGATGACATTATTTGCAGCATCAAGAATGGTTTTGGTTGAACGATAGTTTTCTTCCAATAAAACCACTTTAGCGCTAGGATAATCTTTTTCAAAATCCAAGATGTTTTGCATATCAGCTCCACGCCAGCCATAAATGGATTGGTCTGCATCTCCGACTACACAAATATTTTGAAAACGGCTCGCCAAAAGCTTAACCAATTGATACTGCGCATGATTGGTATCTTGATATTCATCAACATGAATATACTGAAACTTTCCTTGATAATAGGCCAAAACATCTGGATTTTGATCAAAAAGACGGAGCGTTTGCATGATTAAATCATCAAAATCCATAGACTCGGCCTTGCGTAATTCAGTTTGATAAATCTTATAAACCCTTGCTACAACCATCTCATAAGGATTTCGTGCCGTAACTTGCGCTTCATAGGCATTTTCGTCCAACAAATCATTTTTTGCGTTAGAAATCGCATTCAATAAACTTTTAGGTTCCCATTTTTTGGGATCAAGATTTGCATCTTTCAGAATCCGTTTCATGAGTGTTTTTTGCTCACCAGGGTCAATGATTGTAAAATTCCGATTATAACCAATATGATCTGCATCACGACGTAAAATTCGTACACACATTGAGTGAAAAGTCGCAATCAAAGTATCTTGTGCTCTTGGTGTCAATGACAATGCACGTTCGCGCATTTCTTTTGCTGCTTTATTTGTAAAGGTAATCGCTAAAATATTCCACGGATTAACCATTTTTTCGTCAATTAAATAAGCAATTCGATGAGTCAACACACGTGTTTTTCCCGAACCAGCTCCCGCCATAATCAATAACGGCCCTTCAGTCGTCTGCACCGCCTCGGCCTGCTTTTCATTCATTCCTTGTAATAGTGAATTCATTTTGTTCTCCTACATACCAAAATCATTACTTATTATAGCATATTTCACCTCTAAAAAGCCTGCTTGCCAAAAAGCTTCTATTTTTTAAAGCACCAAAAAAGCCCCAAAATTTGGGGCCAATTAGTGCTGACAGCTCAAATTTGGGCGATTGCTTGAGCAATTGGTTGTTCTCCATTATGCATGGTAATCACTTTCCCAATCGTATTCTCTGCACTGATAAGCATTTTCAAGGTCTCAGCAACATCATCAATCGTGTTTGAGCCAGAGCGGTCATCATTAACTTCTATTTGTCCCGTTGCCTTTTCTTCAGTGAGGGCACCTGGTTGCAAAATTGTATAGGCCAAGTTTGTATTTTTAACCAAGTACAAATCAGCAAAATGTTTCGCAATATAATAATCTTTCAAAGCAAGAAAGCCCGGAGTTGTCCATTTTTCAGGCTGCAAAGCAAAAATCGTGCTGAGCAAAATAAAACGTTCCACACCTAATAGTTCTGCAGCCTGCATCAATTTGACTGCCCCAAATAAATCAACTTGTAAAAGACTTCCTCCTGATGAGCCAGCCACGTTAATAACGACATCCATAGCTGTGAGTTTTTCAGCCATCTGTTCTGGTGTCCAGTCTAAATCAAAAGCGACTGGTGTGACATTCTCAAAAGTTGGTAAATCTACAGTACGACGCGCTCCTGCAAAGATTTGATGTTCACTTGTTGAGAGGGTTTTAAGCAAACTTTTTCCGACTCGACCTGTGCTTCCAACGATAAATATTTTCATGTTCGACCTCTTTTCTTTTTATTCATTGTAATCATTGTAACAAAAAACCGCCTGACTGGCGGTTATGTGAATTTTTATTCTTCGTCCATTGAAAGGACAGAAAGGAAAGCTTCTTGGGGCACTTCGACGGAGCCGATGGCTTTCATGCGTTTTTTACCGGCTTTTTGTTTTTCAAGGAGTTTGCGTTTCCGTGAAATGTCTCCACCGTAACATTTGGCAAGGACGTTTTTGCGAAGCGCTTTGATGTCACTTCTAGCGACGATTTTATTACCAATGGTCGCTTGGATTGGCACTTCAAATTGTTGGCGTGGGATGAGTTTTTTGAGTTTTTCTACGATGATTTTCCCACGTTCGTAGGCAAAATCTTTGTGAACGATAAAGCTCAAAGCATCCACTTTTTCTGCGTTCAAGAGAATATCCATTTTTACCAAGTTTGATGGGCGATAATCTGAGATTTCGTAGTCAAAGCTGGCGTAGCCTTTGGTCGAGGATTTGAGTTTGTCAAAGAAATCAAAGACAATTTCGCTCAATGGAATGTGATAGATGATATTGACGCGGTTAGCATCTAAGTAGTCCATGGTTTGGAAAATCCCGCGTTTGCGTTGGGCCAATTCCATAACGGCACCGACAAATTCGTTCGGTACCATAATTTGGGCTTTGACAAAGGGTTCTTCGATATTTTCAATGCGGGTTGGGTCTGGAAATTCTGATGGGTTGGCAACTTCAAGGGTTTCGCCATCAGTAGTATTGATGTGATAAACAACGGATGGTGCGGTCATAATCAAATCAATGCCAAATTCACGCTCTAAGCGTTCTTGGATAACGTCCATATGCAGGAGTCCAAGGAAACCACAGCGGAAACCAAAGCCTAAGGCTTGCGATGTTTCTGGCTCAAAACGCAAGCTCGCATCATTGAGTTGAAGTTTTTCAAGGGCTTCACGGAGGTCATTGAATTTATTGGATTCGATGGGATAAATTCCGGCAAACACCATCGGGTTCATCTGTTTGTAACCGCTGAGTGCTTCGCTAGCTGGTTGAGTGGCTAATGTCACGGTGTCCCCAACGCGAGTATCTGCTACGGTTTTGATGGAAGCAGCGATATAGCCGACATCACCGGCCATGAGGAAGTCACGGGAAACGGCTTTTGGTGTGAAAATGCCGACTTCTGTGACGTCAAAGGTTTTTCCATTGCTCATCATTTGAATCCGGTCACCCACTTTGACAGAGCCGTCAACTAGTCGGACTTGCAAGATAACGCCACGATAGGCGTCGTAGACAGAGTCAAAAATCAGAGCTTTGAGCGGTGCGTCCACTTCGCCATGAGGGGCTGGGACTTTTTCAACGATTTGCTCCAGAATTTCTTCAATCCCGATGCCTGATTTGGCAGAGGCAAGGACAGCTTCTGAGGCATCCAGTCCAATCACGTCTTCGATTTCTTGGCGAACCATTTCGGGATCGGCGGCTGGAAGGTCAATTTTATTGATGACAGGGAGAATCTCGAGGTCATTATCGAGTGCCAAATAAACATTAGCCAGAGTTTGGGCTTCTATTCCTTGGGCTGCGTCAACGACAAGAATAGCTCCTTCACAAGCGGCAAGACTGCGTGACACTTCATAGGTAAAATCGACGTGCCCTGGGGTGTCAATCAAATGGAAAATGTATGTTTCACCGTCTTTGGCTTTATAATTGAGTTCAATGGCGTTGAGTTTGATGGTGATGCCACGTTCACGCTCTAAATCCATTGAGTCAAGGAGCTGAGCTTGCATTTCCCGTTTTGAAACGGTCTCCGTCTGCTCAAGAATGCGGTCGGCAAGCGTTGATTTTCCGTGGTCAATATGCGCGATGATACTAAAATTCCGAATTTTTTCTTTGCGCGCGTTCATTTCTTGTAGATTCATCTTGTTTCCTTTTTGCTTTTTACAGCTTTTTTAGTAGGGGTAACTTTTATCGTTAGTTGAAATAATTATATCATATTTTGATGTAAAAAACCGCTCCTCATAGGTGAGAAGCGGGGAATGTTCGGTTTTTAATTTTTGTCCTCTTGGCTCTTTCGTCAGTGATTTGGTCAATTTGTTGGAGAGAATTTACTGACGGATGCTGTTAAGCGAGAGAAATTGCTGACGAATCCTCCTAGAACATGGAGAATTTGCTGACGTAAATTTACGTCAGTATTTTTTTCTGATTAAAGCTGGTATTATCTGTGGGAAATTCTTGTTCAATCTGAGCAATCTGACCAAATTCAACGGTAACATCTTCTGTGATAAAACTTTGGGTGTGGGCACTGAATTGTTTGTCATCACTGATGAAATGGAGGTGAAAACCTGCACCAAATAGGTCAGACAGATGCTCTGGCGCCCAAATGCCAACGAGGGTTCCAGCGACATTTTCCCGAGTAAAGTAAGGCTGATCTGCCAAAATCTCCGCATAAGGTCGGGTGTTATTTGCAGGCTTGCTGCTAATCGTCATGGATTTGAAATGCCCTTTGATGACAATGGTATAGGCCGTGTTTTCAGTGGGAAATTGTGCGACGACGTTTGACAAAAATTCCTCAGAAGGTTGGCTACTGCTGTCTGTAAAAGTTTTTAGAGCCTGATGATCAACCAAAGCAACATAAGGCAAGGTTTCATCTGCTTCTACTTGGCGGACATGATTTTGCGCATCGCCGTGATAGGCAATACCGTCCCAAATAGTCACTTCGCCATTGGCTGTGTCTAAAGTGCCGATGCCTGCTGCACCGTGTTTGAGCGCTTCTGCGAGGCTAATTGTCCCTTCATAGAATCCGCCAGATAATGTTGTAAATGTATTATGTTGGAAAATTTTGCTTTTTGTCATAATTTTATTTTAGCACTTTTTCTAATTATTGGTTATTTAAAGCATTTGGAAATTTGATAAAGCAAATTTGACTTGCATTTGATATAATAATGGTTATGACAATAAAAACTTCATTTGCAAAGTTTGCTGGGAAATCTTCGCGCTTTGTCTTGGAAAAATTTTTCAAGCGTGGCTCGACTTTGCCTGGTAAAATTGCGCTCAAATTTGACCCCGAAATTCTTAAAAGCTTAACTCAAAATTATGAAATCATCGTTGTGACTGGAACAAATGGAAAAACTTTGACAACAGCTTTGACGGTGGGGATTTTGGAGAAGGCTTTCGGTCCTGTGGTGACGAATCCAACTGGAGCCAATATGATTACGGGAATTGTTTCCACTTTTTTGAAAGCTAAAAAGGCGAAAGCAGGTCAGAAAAAATTTGCCGTTTTGGAAATTGATGAGGCAAGTTTGCCTAAAATCACGGAGTATATCAAACCTTCTCTTTTTGTTTTTACCAATATCTTCCGTGATCAAATGGATCGTTATGGCGAAATTTATACGACCTATGATTTCATTGTGAAAGGGGCGGCGAATAGTCCTACTGCCACGGTGTTGCTCAATGGCGATAGTCCACTTTTCAATTCTAAAAAATTGGTGAATCCGGTGAAATATTATGGTTTCAATCATGAAAATCACGAGGGAAGTCGGGCCCACTATAACACAGAGGGTGTGGTTTGTCCAAACTGTCACCATATTTTGGCCTATAAGCTCAATACTTATGCTAACTTGGGCAATTATTTCTGTGAAAATTGTGATTTTAGTCGTCCACCGCTGGATTATCAACTGACTGAATTGTCTGAGATTACAAATACGGCTTCGAAGTTTGTAATTGATGGTCGGGCTTATCAGATCAATGTTGGCGGGCTCTATAACATCTATAATGCGCTTGCTGCTGTGGCTGTGGCTGAATATTTCAAAGTGCCACAAGAAACGATTGCTGCTGGATTTGAACTTTCTAAGGCTGTTTTTGGCCGACAAGAAACATTAGAAATTAACGGCAAAAAAGCAACCATCGTTCTCATTAAAAATCCAGTTGGTGCCAATCAGGCGCTCGAAATGATGAAATTGGCCAATTATCCGTTTAGTTTAGTTACTTTATTGAACGCCAACTATGCGGACGGTATTGATACAAGCTGGATTTGGGATGCTAATTTTGAGTTGGTTAACGACATGGCGATTGACCAAATTATCACAGGTGGGGCGCGTTCTGCTGAAATGGCACGACGGATGCGGGTCACTGGTTTTGATGCCACTAAAATCTCTGAGCGCGAAAGTCTTTCAGATATTTTGAAAGCCGTCAAAGAAAGCCCACAAGAACACGTTTATATTTTAGCGACTTATACGGCAATGCTGCAAATGCGGGAACTGCTGGCACAAGAGCATTATATTTCTGGTGAAATGAAGTAAAGTTCGCTGATTTTCACTGATGAAAGGAACTCAATGACTTATATTTCTTTACAAACAAAAAATCCTGAAAGTTATTCTTATTCGCTGAATATTGCGCATCTTTATGGCGATTTGATGAATACTTACGGCGACAATGGCAATATTTTGATGATGAAATATATTGCTGAAAAGCTCGGCGCTGCGGCAACTTTTGAAATCGTCAGTTTAGATGATGTTTTCAACCCTGATCACTATGATCTGGCCTTCTGGGGCGGGGGTCAGGATTATGAGCAAGAAATTATTGCAGAACAATCACTGACGGATTTGTCAGCACCACTGAAAGCTTATATTGAAGCGGAAAAACCGCTGCTTGCGATTTGTGGAGGTTATCAAATGTTGGGCCAATATTATGTCAATTCGGCAGGGGTCAAAATTGCTGGGACAGGCATTTTGGGACATTATACCGAAAATCTGCGAACTGACCGTTTTATTGGCGACATCGAAACACATAATGACGAATTTGGCGAAACTTACTACGGCTTTGAAAATCACTCTGGCATCACTTACCTTTCTGCTGACGAAAAGCCACTCGGACGCGTGGTTTATGGCGGCGGAAACAATCCTGATGATCATACAGAGGGTTTGATTTACAAAAATACTTTCGGTACTTATTTCCACGGGCCAATTTTGTCCAGAAATGCACGGCTGGCTTACCGCTTAGTCACTACTGCTTTACGTCAAAAATATGGACAAAATATCGATTTGCCTGCCTTTGAAAGCATTTTAGCTGACGAAGAAAAAGGACAGCAAGTCAGTGATATCAAACGCAAGGTTGAAAGATAAGTAAAAAACACAGAGCATTTGCTGACGAAATTCATTTTGATAGAAAAATCACTGACGAAAAGTCTAACTTGCTGAAAAGTGAAGAAAAAATACTGACGAATATTCTGTCAGTATTTTTTTATTTAATCTATAGATTTCAAAGCCCCTAGCATATCGACAGCCTTTAATTTGAAATGAACGACAAAGGCTAGTGAAGCCGTGGTCGCAAAGGTAATCAGAGCAGACAAGGCAAGATTGCTCCAGAGCAATCCAGGCGCAAACATAATCTGGTCAGCCGCTAGCTGGCTAATGATGAAGTGATGGAAAAAGGCACCCAGCAAAAATCCAGACCCAATCCCAATAAAACTCAGAAAAATCGTTTCACGGTAGATGTAAAAAGTGACTTCTCGATCATAAAAACCAAGTACTTTAATCGTTGATAATTCACGAATCCGTTCTGAAACATTGATATTGGTCAGATTGTAAATCACCACAATCGCCAGCAAAATAGCACAAGAAATCAAGACAAACATGACACTGTTAATCCCATGCATGAACGAATTGATGGTTGTTTTCAAATCACTGTTTTGCGAAATGCCTTTGACCACAGGTAGGCTCATCAAGTCGGTGGAAACTTGCCGCAGATGACCTGAGGTTGGATTTTTTAGTTGAGCGAGCTGGGCATTGGGCGTAAATTGCTCATCAAACGCTTGGGCGTAAGCGGATTTCGTCATGAAAATGTAGTGCCCCATATACATCTCAGTGACGCCAGCAATTTGAAGCTGATGTTTTTTATTTTCGCTGTCCAGAAATTCGGCTTGATCACCGACTTTCAAGTTCATCAGCGTGGCCAGTTTTTCAGTAATAACCACGCCTGAACCCTTAAGAAGCAACTTTTTACCTGATTGTCGGTTTTGCAGGCTGACAAATTTGGATAAATCGGCTGAATCTTGCGGCACAATCAAGCTAATCTGTTGCTTTTCACCACCGTTTTTGTGACTTAAGCTTTCAAAAACAATTGGTAAATGCCCCGTAAACTCTGTGGAATCTAGCTTTTCGGTCAGTGCTTCTTTCTGCTTGGCTGTCGACTGCTCTTTTTCAAGAACCATTAAATCATAATGCAAAATACTGCCAAATTGACGGCTGGAAAGTCCAGAAATCGAATCTCGAATCCCAAATCCCATGACCAAAAGTGCCGTACAGCCCGCCACACCAAAGATGGTCATCAACATCCGTTTTTTATAGCGAAAGAGATTGCGGGCAGTCACTTTATAAGTAAAGGCCAGCCGGTTCCAAATAAAAGGCAACCGTTCAAGCAAAATCCGAGAGCCAGCTTTGGGTACTTTGGCCAGAAAAAGTCCTGCTGGAACTTCTTTTAACTCACTACGCACCACCCAGT
The DNA window shown above is from Lactococcus sp. S-13 and carries:
- a CDS encoding VOC family protein, coding for MATIHPYLTFNNTKEALAYYEEVLGAKNISRMPVAPEQAEQFGVEADAAADLTMHSQFDVLGSTIMAADNFMKLEPLVYDAVSILIDLDSEDEVALAQADAFWDHVVASGTVTVNLPFETQFWGGKMGDFTDKYGVRWMLHTQPYSKLTEAIN
- a CDS encoding DNA-3-methyladenine glycosylase I, which gives rise to MIEKERCNWCLSSEKMMAYHDQYWGKPLHGDQELFAKLVLDMNQAGLSWSTILNKQENFYAAFDNFDIKKVAAYDEAKEAELLGNAGIIRNKLKVKAAINNAQKVLEIQKEFGSFDAYIWGFTAGKVLQHKIADESQVPPTNELSDKISKDLKKRGFKFTGSTVIYAYLQAIGVINDHAAYCFRQAELLD
- a CDS encoding 8-oxo-dGTP diphosphatase — translated: MSEHELERVELTNMCAIIDEKTQKVVVQERIKSWMGISFPGGHVEKGEALVPSTIREIKEETGLDIRHLKLCGIKNWFEPDKNRRYMVFLYSTTDFSGELIEETSEGKVYWEKIERLPELNLASGFAEMAQMMLGSSYTEFSYEIKQEWWTKKFY
- the pcrA gene encoding DNA helicase PcrA; the protein is MNSLLQGMNEKQAEAVQTTEGPLLIMAGAGSGKTRVLTHRIAYLIDEKMVNPWNILAITFTNKAAKEMRERALSLTPRAQDTLIATFHSMCVRILRRDADHIGYNRNFTIIDPGEQKTLMKRILKDANLDPKKWEPKSLLNAISNAKNDLLDENAYEAQVTARNPYEMVVARVYKIYQTELRKAESMDFDDLIMQTLRLFDQNPDVLAYYQGKFQYIHVDEYQDTNHAQYQLVKLLASRFQNICVVGDADQSIYGWRGADMQNILDFEKDYPSAKVVLLEENYRSTKTILDAANNVIKNNVKRRPKKLWTQNEEGDKIIYFRAGNEQEEANKVSEIITSGIRSGRKYTDYAVLYRTNAQSRTIEDSFVKSNIPYTMVAGTKFYSRREIRDVIAYLNVVVNPADNMSFERIVNEPKRGVGPGALEKLRRFAESRGLSLADSTFDIMLSDLRGKAANEIYNLGHIFDFLRTNSEVYTITELVEEMLERTGYLKALQMMPNLENQTRIENIEEFLSVTKGFDEKSEVPLDEETGEPIIETGLDKLSRFLNEVSLLSDTDAYAEESDQVTMMTLHAAKGLEFPVVFLIGMEENIFPLARVNEDMDELEEERRLAYVGITRAEETLYLMNANQRVLYGKTSYNRPSRFISEIDDALLDYAGVARKANSSFNAAYKTGGFATGLSMSDALHQRKAIINPTAAQTTIANSATEDWQIGDTAVHRKWGEGMVLGVSGTGKNMELKINFPEVGMKRLLAAMAPIVKK
- a CDS encoding SDR family oxidoreductase — its product is MKIFIVGSTGRVGKSLLKTLSTSEHQIFAGARRTVDLPTFENVTPVAFDLDWTPEQMAEKLTAMDVVINVAGSSGGSLLQVDLFGAVKLMQAAELLGVERFILLSTIFALQPEKWTTPGFLALKDYYIAKHFADLYLVKNTNLAYTILQPGALTEEKATGQIEVNDDRSGSNTIDDVAETLKMLISAENTIGKVITMHNGEQPIAQAIAQI
- the lepA gene encoding translation elongation factor 4; translation: MNLQEMNARKEKIRNFSIIAHIDHGKSTLADRILEQTETVSKREMQAQLLDSMDLERERGITIKLNAIELNYKAKDGETYIFHLIDTPGHVDFTYEVSRSLAACEGAILVVDAAQGIEAQTLANVYLALDNDLEILPVINKIDLPAADPEMVRQEIEDVIGLDASEAVLASAKSGIGIEEILEQIVEKVPAPHGEVDAPLKALIFDSVYDAYRGVILQVRLVDGSVKVGDRIQMMSNGKTFDVTEVGIFTPKAVSRDFLMAGDVGYIAASIKTVADTRVGDTVTLATQPASEALSGYKQMNPMVFAGIYPIESNKFNDLREALEKLQLNDASLRFEPETSQALGFGFRCGFLGLLHMDVIQERLEREFGIDLIMTAPSVVYHINTTDGETLEVANPSEFPDPTRIENIEEPFVKAQIMVPNEFVGAVMELAQRKRGIFQTMDYLDANRVNIIYHIPLSEIVFDFFDKLKSSTKGYASFDYEISDYRPSNLVKMDILLNAEKVDALSFIVHKDFAYERGKIIVEKLKKLIPRQQFEVPIQATIGNKIVARSDIKALRKNVLAKCYGGDISRKRKLLEKQKAGKKRMKAIGSVEVPQEAFLSVLSMDEE
- a CDS encoding acetolactate decarboxylase — protein: MTKSKIFQHNTFTTLSGGFYEGTISLAEALKHGAAGIGTLDTANGEVTIWDGIAYHGDAQNHVRQVEADETLPYVALVDHQALKTFTDSSSQPSEEFLSNVVAQFPTENTAYTIVIKGHFKSMTISSKPANNTRPYAEILADQPYFTRENVAGTLVGIWAPEHLSDLFGAGFHLHFISDDKQFSAHTQSFITEDVTVEFGQIAQIEQEFPTDNTSFNQKKILT